The nucleotide sequence ACTAGTGACACACACGCACGGCCCTCTCTTGGTCTCTGGCCCAACCTGGCTGGGCTGCCAGGACAGAGTTAACCCCACCTGCTGCCCCACAGGTTGAAGGTGAAGACTCAAGTCATTGACTGAACAAGTCATTGACCAGAGAGATgaggtgtttggtttttttttccaaagacaaaaaagaagtaGAGGGCAAAAAGCTCCCCGTGTTTGCATCTAAGCTCTCTGCTCTGGCAGTCTTTACTTTTGTCTGACTTAAGTCAAGCTGCATTTCAGACGTTGATCAACACTGGGGGAGAAGTAGTAGGGCACAGGGCTTCCTGGCGGCATCCTGAGCTCCACGCCGACCAGCACACGAtggaacctctctgtgcctcaatttttctcatctgtgaaaaggGGATAATTAAGAAGTACCCATTTCCTAGGATGGTCTGATGAAATCAGTTAATGCACGTCAAGCATTTAGAACATAGGGTGGCACCAAGTTCAAGGAGAGTCACTTGTCTACCCACAGAATTGAAAGCAGGCGGTTCCATATTCGCACACCCGTGTTCAAGGCAGTATTATTCGCAATAGCCAAGAGGGGGCAGCAACCCCAGCGACCACGGACCGATaacagtgaaatattactcagctgtagaaaggaaggaaaatctgaCACCTGCTATAATGCGGCTGGACCCTGGGGGCATCACGCGGAGTGAAATAAGCCCGTTACAAACGGACTAACACTCTTAGGGTACCACTTCTATCAGCTGCTTAGAATAGTCACGTTTATAACGAGAAAGTAGGACAATGATctccaggggcaggggaaggaggatgGGGGAATAGGTAAGTAATTTCAGAGCCTCATTCTTGTAAACTGAGGAGTGTTCTGGAGATGGGTGTTGGGTAATAATGTACATGTCcctgaactgcacacttaaaaagGTCAATATGGTAAATTTGGTTCTCTGTGTTTTATCACAGTTGAAGAAAACGGTCCACTGTCATGTCTGAGCAGAGGGCAGGGcggtctgcccacgggtcctgggCTTCTGAGGTCCCAAGTTCACAGTGAGGAGCCGGCTGTTGCCCCCAGTGCCGCACACTTGACTTCTGGGCTggaccgggggggggggtgtctgcagCCAATCCGCTTCTGGCTTCCAcctctgtcctctctcccagGTGGAGCTGGCCTGGTCTCCCCTGCCCATCCCCCCGGGGAGATGGCAAATGGGACAGCAACTGGCCCAGGAACACTCCCGAGCCAGCCAAGAGCATCTGATGTTCATTTCCTGCTGGGGATGGAATTTTGGCTGGCTTGGCTCCCTCTGAAAGTGTCTGGCCCCTTGAAGATGGCTTCCTCATCTATCACGAGGGGGTAAGGGTAGTGCCTGCCCTGCTGGCTATCATCCCTTGGCCCTATGCAGTCCTGTTTTCAGAGGATTTCCCTTGTGTTGGGGAGTCCATATAGGGGACCCCCAATCCTCCTATCTTAactcagggaaagggaaagggaccGGAGCAAGCACAAAGGAGAAGGCAACTTTTCCCGACTCCTGGCTGCTGCTCAGGGTGAGGCCATGGAGAGGGAGCTCAGGCAGCCTGGGCATCCGGGGATTCGGTCGGCTGACCAGGCCCCACCCTGGGAAgtgtccttcctgcctcccctgaTCAGGATCCTGGGCTCTGAGGGGATGGTGGGATCTTCGGGCCTGACAaccacaccccctgcccccaccctatGACTCAGAAAGCTTCAGATTCCCCAGCAATTTCCCAATCTGTTTGGGGTGAGGAGAGGAGGCCTGGCCGGAAAGTGCGGGATTGCACAAGGAGGCCACAGGAGGCAGCCACAGAGGCAATGAGCCAGGAGCTCTGCTTTCCATCCGCATCGGCCCTATGTCGCTGGATGAATTTGGGGACCTGGCCTTTTGTCTCCCCATCTGTTCACTGGGGAGCAAATGGAgtgcccctcccagccctgagGCTCTATGGCTCTGAGGGATCATCTGAACTCTGTCAGCCCgcgaccccctcccccagggactCAAGGGAAGAGTGTGGAATCTGTCTGAAGGGCCACTTCCTGGCATTCCCCCTCCCCACAAGGACCCCCAGGGACAGGATtaggggcaagcccaaatctagCATTTGACTTCCATTcccaaggaggaaaaggaagttcTCAGTCCCAAGGGGCACCTCCAGCTCCACCGCCcactcccagggcccagggatctgTGCCCAGctgctgggggagcagggagtcCACGGGAGGGCGACACCAAGGGTGGGACAAACAAAAcatgggaggggcaggggttCTAGCAATGAAGGGAAAGGGAAGCTGGTGCCCAGCTGGGAAATTCCTGAACGACACGGTTCTTTCCAGAGGGCAGGAATTcctaaaatgagaaagagaggtgAGTCCCTAATGGTTGCTCTTCACcagcaacaccccccccccatgccccACCGACCGGCTGACCCCGAGAAAGGGCCTCGCGGAGGAAGGACAAGGCCGCCCAGCCTGAGCTGTCGGGGTCCGGACCCGGTGCGTCCCGAAGCCTGTCCTGGCGCAACCGCAGGCCCAGAAAGGGAAAGTTGTCCCGTGGGAGTCCGGCGGGTGTGTGACCCCGCGGGAGCTGCAGGTCGCTTGCCTTTCTGAGCCCTGTTCCCGTCAAACAAGATAGCGAATGCCGGCACCCCGCAGACGTGCCCTTTGTCAAGAGCTGTCCGGACCCCCTTCCCCTTAGGCGCCTGCTCCAGCGGGGTCCCCTCCCCGCCGCCTGGGTGGGAAGGCTCTGCCCCGACGCGGCAGTCCTCGCGCGGCCCAGGgcgccggggcgggggcgggggcggcggggggcccGGGGACCCCGCAGGGCGACCGTCGTCGCGCGGGGCTGGGCGCCGCTCTGTGACGCGGGGAGGGGGTCCCGAGCGCGCGGCCCCGGCCGGCCAATCGGCGGCCGCCGTCGGACAAAGGGCCCGCGCCAGGCCGAGCCCGGGCCGCGCGGGGTGCGGTTCCCCGCGCCCGCAGACCGCCCGGGCGGCTGGGAAGGCGTGACAGCCCCGCTCCCTCGAGGGGCGCGCGCGACTCCGGGCTCGGGCGCGCAGGGTCGCGCTCGGCCTTGGCCTCCGCCCGCGGGTTTTCCGCGGCCGCCGCGGGCGGGGCGAGCGGGGC is from Mustela lutreola isolate mMusLut2 chromosome 7, mMusLut2.pri, whole genome shotgun sequence and encodes:
- the LOC131837270 gene encoding uncharacterized protein LOC131837270; amino-acid sequence: MHPQELVQPADCPDPHFAVQLGRRLRPPAPASPRSPRSPRPRRPRKTRGRRPRPSATLRARARSRARPSRERGCHAFPAARAVCGRGEPHPARPGLGLARALCPTAAADWPAGAARSGPPPRVTERRPAPRDDGRPAGSPGPPPPPPPPRRPGPREDCRVGAEPSHPGGGEGTPLEQAPKGKGVRTALDKGHVCGVPAFAILFDGNRAQKGKRPAAPAGSHTRRTPTGQLSLSGPAVAPGQASGRTGSGPRQLRLGGLVLPPRGPFSGNSCPLERTVSFRNFPAGHQLPFPFIARTPAPPMFCLSHPWCRPPVDSLLPQQLGTDPWALGVGGGAGGAPWD